The region GCAGTTCATTAGAAAAAAATCCAGCGTATTGATTGGATTGATGATTGCCATCTTGGCCGTTGGATTTATTCTGACATCCAATGGTTTTTCTGAAAGAGGCGTGAACACACTTTCTCAGTTTGAGCAGTCTGCTCAAGATGGTTCTGATGGGGGATTTGTTATTCAGGGTTGTGGTTTATCTGACCTGGCTTTTAAAGAATACTTTGCTGGCTGCTTTGAGGATCGGCGCGAGCCTGCTAAATTTGCCTTAGTTGGGGATAGCAAAGCTATGGCATTGTTTCCGGGCTTAGTGCGCAGCTCTCAAGCTGGGGGTAGGTGGCTAACGATCTATGGCCCTGGTGGGGATAAAGCTATCATGCCTTACTTATCTGATAGCCGCGCAGATGTAAAGCCCTCTCAATCAACTTATACCGATCAAGCGATCAAACAAGTTTCCAAAAACTCACAAGTGAAAGTGGTCGCTTTAGCATTTTCAAGCAAAGGCGTCATGACAACCGATGTAGATAGTCTTTATAAGGGTGAGCATCAAGCCCAGGCAATTCAGGGGCTAGATGCGATTGTTGCCAAATTAGTGGAAAGTAGAAAGCAGGTGGTTTTGATAGTCGACAATCCCACCCTGGCATTGCCACAAGATTGTTTTCATAGAAAGCTCGGCATTAGTTGGTTGGATCAATTTGAGAAAATTGATCCCCGCTGCTCAATGACTTATGAAAAGCATACCCAAATGACGGCCAAATACCTTGAAGTTCTGAATGCTGTTGCAAAAAAATACCCAGGTCAAGTTCGCGTATTTGATTCTGGGCCCATTTTATGTGATGTTCAAAATAATATTTGCTCCTATCAAAAAGACGGCCGGAAAATGTATTCTTATACTGACCATATCTCTGACTATGCAGCGGGAAGAGTCGGTGAGGTTTTAAATCATCAACTTGTAGATTCATCACGCTAGGTATCTGGCTCTTGTATATAAAGTAAATAAAGCGTATATAGCACCAATGAAAATAGTCCTAGCCAGTCAATTTAAAAATGAAGCAGTCAGAGCTGTGGAGTGGCTCGAGTATTACAAGGCGCGCGGTATTGTGGACTTTATTCTTTGTGATGATCACTCCACAGATGACTCTATTGCCCGCATTAATAGTGTTGAAGGAATTAAGGTAAAGCACTTTAGTTCACAATCAGTACCCACTCGATTTTCTGGCTCATCTGATACTGAGCTATATAAGTGGGATTTAGAGCACCCTCAAAATCAACATACGAACTTTCGCCGAATGTTTGCTTATGCCTGTGAACACTATAGCTCTGATACAGCCATAGGCTTTTTGGATATGGATGAATTTATTTTTACCAATAGTGATGTGCCACTGCATCAGGTAATTACTGAAAAGATAAAACCCTATGCAGTGATGTCAATTTGCAGCTTTGAGGTCGATTCTCGAACATTTGTATTAAATGGTTCTAATTTGCTGGATCAAACCACACGCTCAATGTCGGTAGAGAGTCGCGCTCGCTCGACGCGCCGTACTACAGTGAAGTCTTTTATTCAACTGGGGCACCCATTAAGTAAATATGCCTTTACAGAACCCATTTCAGAAATTGGGGCCGGAATACATACATCCGGTTTGCCTCTGAGCTCACGTCAAACTTGGCCTAAATTGATCAGAAAGCGCTTGAAGAATTGGCTGCGCATGATGGTGGGGGGCGGGCCAAAGAGATGGTATGCCTTGGAAAGTGTTTGGGTACCGCAGAATCCCCACGACTCCTTTGCTCTAGAGGATTTATGGCTCCGAGTGGACCCCTATAGCCTTTCTTACCTGCATTACCGTACCCCAAGCTATGACATGCCTATCAATGGCCCATTATTTGATTGTGATTATGATCTGAAGAAGTCATGATCAATTTATCAATAGCACCCATAAGTTCGCTAGAAATGTTATTGGACTAGGTTTGGTCTCTAGTGATGGTGATAACGCTATCTGGTCTTAAGGCACCAAACTTAAGAATAGGTATTCAAAGAAGATGATGAGATGAACTACCCCTTGTAAGCGGGTAGTTTTGCCGATAGCTAAGGTCAGGGCGCCAATAAAAAGGGTTAAGTACAACAGTGTGATATTGAGACTACTAATGCCTAGACTAATTGGTAGGTTAAAGAAGATGGCAATAGCCGCTATTACTGGTATCGAGAGACCAATACTAGCAAGAGCTGAGCCTAGCGCTAAGTTCAAACTGCTTTGTAAGCGGTTGGCTCTAGCCGCTCTTACTGCGGCATACCCTTCAGGCAGCAATACTAAAAGTGCAATGGCAATACCAACAATAGTCTTGGGTGCGCCAGCAGCTTTGACACCCGCTTCGATTGCAGGGCTGAGTAGCTCAGCCAAGCCAACAACAATAATTAAGGAGAGGATCAGTAGTACTACGCTGACGCCCGTTTTGAGGTTGCTAGGCTTTTGCGCATGAAAATTGATGTCGGTTTTCTTATCAATTGCTTTAGGAAGGTAGTAATCACGATGACTAACAGTCTGAAAGAATAGAAAAGCAATATAAAGTGCAAATGAGGCAATGCCCGCAAAGGCGAGTTGGCTTTTAGTGAAGTCTGGACCTGGAGAGCTGGTGGTGACAATCGGCATTACTAGAATAAATGTAGCAAGCGCTGTGAGCACTGCCAATGCAGAATTCGTACCGTCATTACGAAAACTCATTTCATAATGCTTGAGGCCGCCAATAAAAATACACAATCCAATCACTCCATTCATCACAATCATGACGGTGGCAAAGACAGCATCACGGGCAATAAATTCAGAACCTTCATGGCCGCTAAGCATCATCGAGATAATCAGTGAGACCTCAATAATCGTGACGCATATTGCTAATACAAGGGTACCAAAAGGCTCACCCGTTTTATGTGCAATCACTTCAGCATGATGAACCGCTGTCAGTACCCCACCAAATAGTGCGATAGCCATAAAAACGATAAACCAGGTTTGACCAGCGAGTTCGTGAATGAGAGTTGCCATACCTATTCCTGCGTTAAGGGGTGAATACTATTAAGATGTCTTAGATTATCCGATGATTGGATGAATTAAAGGAAATATAAGCAAAATGAAGGCAATAATCTTATTTGGCCATGGTGCGCGAGATAGTCGTTGGCGCGAGCCATTCGATCGGCTTGCTAGTCTGTGGCAAGAGCAACATGCTAGTACCCCTGTAGAACTTGCTTTCTTGGAAATGATGCAACCTTCTTTAGAGGAAGCTGTTACTGCATTGGCAGCCAAGGGTGCCACTCAAATTACTATCGTGCCGGTATTTTTTGGCCAAGGCGGTCATTTACGCAATGACTTTCCGGTGCTGCTGCAGGCTTGCCAGGAAAAATTTCCGGCAGTTTCTTTAAGCGCGACGCTTGCCGTTGGTGAGGATTTAGGGGTTTTGCAAGCGATCATTGATTTTGGATCACAAAAAATATCCTGATTATTTAACCCTTGGGTTTATCAGGTATGTAATATAATCACATACCTGTGCTACTATAGCCTATGTCTAAAAAGCCTAGGCCAAAGCTTGAATCTCAATTAGAACGAGAAACCTTTAAGTTAAAGTCGAGCAATGGTGGTGGGCTATTAAGTTTTGAAGTTTGGGGCTATGTGCAAGACGGTAAGACGGTTGTTGCCCGATATAACTTGGCTTATATAAATAAGCTGATTTGTCAAAAAGATAATGGGCGTGTTTTGGGGTTTGATAATGCGCATGATTACCACCATAGGCACTACATGGGAAAAGTAGCCCCTGTCCAGTTTGTGAGTTACGAGAAGACGCTGGAGCAGTTCGAGCAAGACTGGCAAGAAATTATCAAAGGATTTAAAAAGGGTAAGAAATGACAAAAGTGATTATTCGTACCGATAAAGTTGAAGGCTTTTTCGATCGCGCACGGAAAGCTGCTCAAAAAGTAGACCGCAGTGAATCCTTTAAGAAGTCAGTTACCTTTTCCTTTGAAGACCCGGCGGAAATGTTCATGGTCCTCTCTGAGGCTCGTAGACGTTTGATGTTGGAGGTAATGAGTGAGCCCAAAACGATTACCCAGTTAACAGCTAAGCTACATCGGGATCGCTCTGCGATAACAAAGGATATTGGCCTATTAGAAAAAGTTGGTTTACTTGTTTCTCATAAAATAGCCAATCCAGGCCATGGTATCGAAAAATTGGTGCAGACTGTAGCCTCTAAAATCGAGATGATAGCTACACTTGGCTAATTATTAGAGCTTAGCCAGTTTTCTTTAGCAATACCTCGACATCCCTATTAGCGCTAAGTGCTTTTTTCTCTATAGCATCGATCTTCAAAGCTGCGCCAATCATGATGAGCGCAGGCGAAGTGCTATCAAACCAGCCATCTGCTTTACCTTCGGCTAACTCTTGCAGAGTGCTAGTCCACTGGCGCTCACGCGGTGTGCTCACCGCTTCCAGAATATGTACTGGCGTACCTTGACTCATATGTGAGTGTTGTGCAATCAATTGCTGTGCAATCTTGGCTGCATCTTTGCGACCCATGTAGTACACCAAGGTATCTGCAGTAGGGTTGGCAATAGGCTGGTCGGAGGTAAGATTTTCAGCGCCTTGAGCAAGGGTTATGAAGGCTACGCTTCTTGAAACACCACGCAAGGTCAATGATTGCTGAATGCTGGCTGCCCCAGCTAGCGCAGCAGTAATGCCTGGCACAACTTCCATCTCAATACCTGCAGCATTCAAAGCCTGAATTTCTTCATCGGCGCGACCGAACAGCATCGGATCACCACCTTTGAGTCGTACGACAGTCTGATATTTTTGTGCCGCATCTACTAGGCGTTTGTTAATAAATTCTTGAGCGGAAGAGAGTTTGCCGCAACGTTTGCCTACTGCAATCTGAATTGCTTGAGGGCATAGGGCGAGCATTTCTGGTTCGACTAAGGCATCGTGAAAAACAATATCGGCCTGCGCTAAGAGTTTTGCCCCGCGCACAGTGATGAGATCAGCCGCGCCTGGCCCAGCACCGACTAGGTAAACCTTACCTTGGGCTTGTGATGTGGGTTTGGAAGTTGACTGATTCATGTTCTGCTGAATATTAAATAGTTAAGCGCTCAAAGAGGCGCGCGTAGTTCTTAAGCCGCGCCAGCTGTTTTGAGTAGTGACACTAAATAAGTCGAATTGCTTTAAGGCCACATCAGTGTTTTGATCGGGGCGTAAGGCAAAGCTATCAAAGCCAACGCGAGCACCTTGCAAGAGTTGATCGATCAATACATCACCAATCGCACGGATCTCACCTTGCCATTGGAAGCGATCACGCAATAGGGCTGCAGTACTAAAGCTTCTACCATCCCTGAAAATAGGGAAGTGCGCTGCCACTACAGGCCATACTGTTTTACCCACTTCAATTAATTGCTCATGTTTGAGAATATCTTCATCAGCCGCAAACCAAACGCCAATCTTTCCTTCTTTGGCTTTAGCGGCAATATCACTTTCATTGTGGTGTTGCACCCACCAAGAAAATGGCACTAGAACTTTTGTAATGTTGGCTGGACCATGCTCTAAATCAGGTAATCCGCCTTCATCTTGGCTGCCACTCCAAATTAACCACACATTTGGAGCTAAGCTTGGTTTACTACCCTTAGGAAAGTGCAGCACTTGATCGTGCGCTGCAATCGTATTGCTGCTTGGTGTATTGGTTTGGCTCATGATGCATCCTCTCCAGAAACCTGGGCTGCTTTTTCTTTCTTCTTGGCGTTCTTATAGGCCGCCTCTTTAAATGGCGTCACCCCTAAACGGCGATACGCCTGAATAAATGACTCATCGTCCTTACGATCTTGCACGTAAGTATTGATGATGTTGGTAATCACATCTGGGATCTCGTCTGCATAGAAAGAAGGCCCAATCACCTTACCAATCGCTGCGTCATTG is a window of Polynucleobacter asymbioticus QLW-P1DMWA-1 DNA encoding:
- a CDS encoding DUF934 domain-containing protein, with translation MSQTNTPSSNTIAAHDQVLHFPKGSKPSLAPNVWLIWSGSQDEGGLPDLEHGPANITKVLVPFSWWVQHHNESDIAAKAKEGKIGVWFAADEDILKHEQLIEVGKTVWPVVAAHFPIFRDGRSFSTAALLRDRFQWQGEIRAIGDVLIDQLLQGARVGFDSFALRPDQNTDVALKQFDLFSVTTQNSWRGLRTTRASLSA
- a CDS encoding glycosyltransferase family 2 protein, translated to MKIVLASQFKNEAVRAVEWLEYYKARGIVDFILCDDHSTDDSIARINSVEGIKVKHFSSQSVPTRFSGSSDTELYKWDLEHPQNQHTNFRRMFAYACEHYSSDTAIGFLDMDEFIFTNSDVPLHQVITEKIKPYAVMSICSFEVDSRTFVLNGSNLLDQTTRSMSVESRARSTRRTTVKSFIQLGHPLSKYAFTEPISEIGAGIHTSGLPLSSRQTWPKLIRKRLKNWLRMMVGGGPKRWYALESVWVPQNPHDSFALEDLWLRVDPYSLSYLHYRTPSYDMPINGPLFDCDYDLKKS
- a CDS encoding toxin-antitoxin system TumE family protein, coding for MSKKPRPKLESQLERETFKLKSSNGGGLLSFEVWGYVQDGKTVVARYNLAYINKLICQKDNGRVLGFDNAHDYHHRHYMGKVAPVQFVSYEKTLEQFEQDWQEIIKGFKKGKK
- a CDS encoding sirohydrochlorin chelatase, whose translation is MKAIILFGHGARDSRWREPFDRLASLWQEQHASTPVELAFLEMMQPSLEEAVTALAAKGATQITIVPVFFGQGGHLRNDFPVLLQACQEKFPAVSLSATLAVGEDLGVLQAIIDFGSQKIS
- a CDS encoding calcium:proton antiporter, with the protein product MATLIHELAGQTWFIVFMAIALFGGVLTAVHHAEVIAHKTGEPFGTLVLAICVTIIEVSLIISMMLSGHEGSEFIARDAVFATVMIVMNGVIGLCIFIGGLKHYEMSFRNDGTNSALAVLTALATFILVMPIVTTSSPGPDFTKSQLAFAGIASFALYIAFLFFQTVSHRDYYLPKAIDKKTDINFHAQKPSNLKTGVSVVLLILSLIIVVGLAELLSPAIEAGVKAAGAPKTIVGIAIALLVLLPEGYAAVRAARANRLQSSLNLALGSALASIGLSIPVIAAIAIFFNLPISLGISSLNITLLYLTLFIGALTLAIGKTTRLQGVVHLIIFFEYLFLSLVP
- a CDS encoding HVO_A0114 family putative DNA-binding protein; translated protein: MTKVIIRTDKVEGFFDRARKAAQKVDRSESFKKSVTFSFEDPAEMFMVLSEARRRLMLEVMSEPKTITQLTAKLHRDRSAITKDIGLLEKVGLLVSHKIANPGHGIEKLVQTVASKIEMIATLG
- the cobA gene encoding uroporphyrinogen-III C-methyltransferase, which encodes MNQSTSKPTSQAQGKVYLVGAGPGAADLITVRGAKLLAQADIVFHDALVEPEMLALCPQAIQIAVGKRCGKLSSAQEFINKRLVDAAQKYQTVVRLKGGDPMLFGRADEEIQALNAAGIEMEVVPGITAALAGAASIQQSLTLRGVSRSVAFITLAQGAENLTSDQPIANPTADTLVYYMGRKDAAKIAQQLIAQHSHMSQGTPVHILEAVSTPRERQWTSTLQELAEGKADGWFDSTSPALIMIGAALKIDAIEKKALSANRDVEVLLKKTG